TGGGACTGTGCCATGGGAGTCACTGTCACAGAAGGCAAAAATGACGAGTATGATGAAGGTGCAGCAGCCGCTGCTGCAGCCACTTTTGCGACGGCAGCTGTAGCAGCTATGATTTCTTGTGCACCCTCTCGGAGCTGAATGAAGTCCCCCTCTATCACGAATAACTGAAGTAACAAAACGACgcttgataaaaaaattataactgaCAAACAAGAAATACGACTAGCGAAAAGTATGTCATACTTCAGGATGGCTAGCCACAAAATCATCAAGCTTCCCATACTTCTTCTTATAATCATGCCAGTGTAGAGGGGCAAGCATTTTTCCAAGCCTATTAGGGAGCTGTTTACACAAACAGCATCAAAATAGTTGTAAACAATTGTCATAACTACTTCTGCGAAAATCAGGATAAATAAAGACAAGTAAACAAAGCCAAGGTCAATCTAACTCACCGTTGAACTAATCCTAATTCTGCCACCAGATCCAATTGTGCGAACTATGCAAGCAAGCAATGATCTCTCATCGAGTAGAAAGTGTTCCCCAGTCTTCCCAACCACATCAGTTTTCTGTCCAGTGGAAACAATGCCATCGGTCAAAACAGAAACCGAAGGAGTGTTTGTTGTTTCAATGAAATTTACAGGAGTTGACGCTTCGGATGAGGATGCACTGATGGAAGGATTCAAAAGTTCCATCCCCGGGTATTTGTTCTCCACTCCATTATCAATAACAGATTTTATACTCTTTTCCTGTACAAACAATAAAACATGgcaaaaagatcaaaaatatggTTGGAAAAGTGGGAGGGTGAATGGAAATTATCTAACCTTATTGGCATTATTGTTCTCAATAGGATCCAGTCTTAGAGAATCATGAAACTGGGAAGAAACTTGCAGCAAGTTTTGTTGAGATTGAACACTATCATAGCTTTCATCAACAGAGTTGAGCACCTGAACATTGTTCAATAGCTGAAGGGAATTGAGTATTTCAAATCGTGCTGCACAAGGCAAATTGTATTATACAATTTCATTGAGCTACCTGTGCCTCTTCATTCGGTGAAAGAACCACTGAACCAGGAAGTAACTCTTGATTGATATTATTATCCAAATAACTCGAATTCATAGTTTGGCCATTCTCTGATACTTGACAGTAACCATTGGAATCTGTTCCCACGGAGTTTTCTTGGGTTTGCTGATGCTGGTGCACAGGAACATGTTGGTTATCTGGCTGATTGAACCAAATAATGAAAAAGGCCACAAAATTATTTTCTGTAACAACTCATAATATAATCAAGAAAGTTAATAATAAGTTGTAAA
The genomic region above belongs to Primulina huaijiensis isolate GDHJ02 unplaced genomic scaffold, ASM1229523v2 scaffold16847, whole genome shotgun sequence and contains:
- the LOC140965941 gene encoding uncharacterized protein isoform X7, with translation MTRAREMDALQSTTNHTLQAELHERTEQCNQLWIGCQRQFGEMERLHLHIQQLQLELADARERSGSYSDGPQVSQTNSKDVPIGPNKGGHLEGNGLSSENSGSVLNGNSENVLSLASGGHSSTLMAALRPFVIHQQGLPHSVQLQVTQSPFHSVPAISTIQQWLQHQPDNQHVPVHQHQQTQENSVGTDSNGYCQVSENGQTMNSSYLDNNINQELLPGSVVLSPNEEAQLLNNVQVLNSVDESYDSVQSQQNLLQVSSQFHDSLRLDPIENNNANKEKSIKSVIDNGVENKYPGMELLNPSISASSSEASTPVNFIETTNTPSVSVLTDGIVSTGQKTDVVGKTGEHFLLDERSLLACIVRTIGSGGRIRISSTLPNRLGKMLAPLHWHDYKKKYGKLDDFVASHPELFVIEGDFIQLREGAQEIIAATAAVAKVAAAAAAAPSSYSSFLPSVTVTPMAQSHRLKKIYSFDSSSVNVDKSNLNSSQLSVTPSPKLNGTSFNISGGVSNVKILSKPKDRVERNDSESKLGRSVPVENGTNSDKNDFFQSKGVSQARHGTSRAIGAASNPRR